Proteins found in one Aethina tumida isolate Nest 87 chromosome 1, icAetTumi1.1, whole genome shotgun sequence genomic segment:
- the LOC109609164 gene encoding steroidogenic acute regulatory protein-like isoform X2, translating into MDTLSFYTAADNQPYQRNYQHENVQSPLDISHSNSINTIHSINREYISQNLIAGQRVNGRMSNIRRFFCLFVTFDFLFTGLMWIICVMLKGEYIITALSEQIYHYNMHTSLFDIVLVAFFRFTVLLFFYAILYINHWIVIALSTALTCAALIAKVFVYDFAHSSQPVFEVLIVLTSFVLAWGEAWFLDFRVIPQEEDASRYIIKSERAPLIRNYIRGLPSLYTESVHNFYSPLVTPDGSLYRYDHQQRNVPTARFSREEEEKYKLQAAKTLQDAWDLLHKKDWKLEKEQDGDRVESRMDKGVKIFKLNAQINVSPKYLLDDLYYKVHQFPQWNPAIVESQKIQAIDEYTDICYQISADAAGGVVKSRDFVTLRHWAQVEDCFVIANVKTDHPSFPVNDKYVRGETGVGCSVMQTITNEPNKCNYKWILNTNLKLSLVPRQLIEKEMIKMMFKYVKDLREHLKTEVV; encoded by the exons ATGGACACTTTAAGTTTCTACACTGCTGCAGACAATCAGCCTTACCAAAGAAATTATCAACACGAAAATGTCCAATCTCCACTGGATATCT CACATTCAAACAGCATCAACACCATCCACTCAATCAATCGGGAATACATCTCACAGAACCTGATTGCTGGGCAAAGGGTGAATGGGAGGATGTCAAATATTAGAAGGTTCTTTTGTCTTTTTGTCACCTTTGATTTTCTCTTTACCGGACTGATGTGGATTATATGTGTGATG cTTAAAGGTGAATACATAATAACAGCATTAAGTGAACAGATTTACCACTACAATATGCACACCTCACTATTTGATATTGTCTTGGTggcattttttagattcactGTATTGTTGTTCTTTTatgcaattttgtatataaatcacTGGATTGTGATAGCT ttatcAACTGCCTTGACTTGCGCAGCTCTAATAGCAAAAGTTTTCGTTTATGAT TTTGCCCACTCCTCGCAGCCTGTTTTTGAGGTGCTAATAGTTTTGACTTCCTTCGTTTTGGCGTGGGGTGAAGCGTGGTTTCTTGATTTCCGTGTCATTCCTCAGGAAGAAGATGCTAGTCGttatataatta AATCTGAAAGAGCACCTTTAATAAGGAATTACATTCGTGGATTGCCATCGTTGTATACTGAAAGTgtgcataatttttattctccaTTAGTAACGCCTGATGGGTCCTTGTATAGGTATGATCACCAGCAGAGAAACGTTCCAACTGCGAGGTTTTCTAGAGAAGAG GAAGAAAAGTATAAGCTTCAGGCAGCAAAAACTTTGCAAGATGCTTGGGACCTTTTACATAAGAaagattggaaattggaaaaagAGCAAGACGGTGATCGTGTGGAGAGCAGGATGGACAAaggagtaaaaatatttaaattaaat gcACAAATCAATGTTTCTCCAAAATACCTTTTAGACGATTTATATTATAAGGTACATCAGTTCCCACAGTGGAATCCAGCAATTGTGGAATCTCAAAAAATCCAAGCAATTGATGAATACACCGATATCTGTTACCAGATTTCTGCTGATGCAGCAGGTGGTGTTGTGAAAAGTAGAGATTTTGTAACTCTTCGTCACTGGGCCCAAGTTGAGGATTGTTTTGTGATTGCCAACGTTAAGACTGATCATCCATCTTTTCCTGTAAATGACAAGTATGTAAG aggaGAAACAGGGGTAGGTTGTTCTGTAATGCAGACAATAACTAATGAACCCAATAAGTGTAATTATAAATGGATCTTAAATACGAACCTTAAATTATCGTTAGTGCCCAGGCAATTGATTGAAAAAGAGATGATCAAGATGATGTTCAAGTATGTTAAAGACTTACGAGAACATTTGAAAACTGAAGTTGTTTAA
- the LOC109609155 gene encoding neuropeptide SIFamide has product MNSKATAIVIFALAIICCLTFSEATYRKPPFNGSIFGKRGSTNEYDSASKALSAMCEIASEACQTWFPTQEK; this is encoded by the exons atgaACAGCAAAGCCACCGCAATTGTTATCTTCGCTTTGGCCATCATCTGTTGCCTGACATTTTCTGAAGCCACCTACCGGAAACCACCTTTCAATGGATCTATTTTTGGAAAGAGGGGATCAACAAACG aGTATGACAGTGCCAGCAAAGCCCTCTCTGCAATGTGCGAAATTGCCAGTGAAGCATGCCAAACCTGGTTCCCAACACAAGAAAAGTAG
- the LOC109609164 gene encoding steroidogenic acute regulatory protein-like isoform X1, with product MDTLSFYTAADNQPYQRNYQHENVQSPLDISHSNSINTIHSINREYISQNLIAGQRVNGRMSNIRRFFCLFVTFDFLFTGLMWIICVMLKGEYIITALSEQIYHYNMHTSLFDIVLVAFFRFTVLLFFYAILYINHWIVIALSTALTCAALIAKVFVYDFAHSSQPVFEVLIVLTSFVLAWGEAWFLDFRVIPQEEDASRYIISNIESERAPLIRNYIRGLPSLYTESVHNFYSPLVTPDGSLYRYDHQQRNVPTARFSREEEEKYKLQAAKTLQDAWDLLHKKDWKLEKEQDGDRVESRMDKGVKIFKLNAQINVSPKYLLDDLYYKVHQFPQWNPAIVESQKIQAIDEYTDICYQISADAAGGVVKSRDFVTLRHWAQVEDCFVIANVKTDHPSFPVNDKYVRGETGVGCSVMQTITNEPNKCNYKWILNTNLKLSLVPRQLIEKEMIKMMFKYVKDLREHLKTEVV from the exons ATGGACACTTTAAGTTTCTACACTGCTGCAGACAATCAGCCTTACCAAAGAAATTATCAACACGAAAATGTCCAATCTCCACTGGATATCT CACATTCAAACAGCATCAACACCATCCACTCAATCAATCGGGAATACATCTCACAGAACCTGATTGCTGGGCAAAGGGTGAATGGGAGGATGTCAAATATTAGAAGGTTCTTTTGTCTTTTTGTCACCTTTGATTTTCTCTTTACCGGACTGATGTGGATTATATGTGTGATG cTTAAAGGTGAATACATAATAACAGCATTAAGTGAACAGATTTACCACTACAATATGCACACCTCACTATTTGATATTGTCTTGGTggcattttttagattcactGTATTGTTGTTCTTTTatgcaattttgtatataaatcacTGGATTGTGATAGCT ttatcAACTGCCTTGACTTGCGCAGCTCTAATAGCAAAAGTTTTCGTTTATGAT TTTGCCCACTCCTCGCAGCCTGTTTTTGAGGTGCTAATAGTTTTGACTTCCTTCGTTTTGGCGTGGGGTGAAGCGTGGTTTCTTGATTTCCGTGTCATTCCTCAGGAAGAAGATGCTAGTCGttatataatta GTAATATAGAATCTGAAAGAGCACCTTTAATAAGGAATTACATTCGTGGATTGCCATCGTTGTATACTGAAAGTgtgcataatttttattctccaTTAGTAACGCCTGATGGGTCCTTGTATAGGTATGATCACCAGCAGAGAAACGTTCCAACTGCGAGGTTTTCTAGAGAAGAG GAAGAAAAGTATAAGCTTCAGGCAGCAAAAACTTTGCAAGATGCTTGGGACCTTTTACATAAGAaagattggaaattggaaaaagAGCAAGACGGTGATCGTGTGGAGAGCAGGATGGACAAaggagtaaaaatatttaaattaaat gcACAAATCAATGTTTCTCCAAAATACCTTTTAGACGATTTATATTATAAGGTACATCAGTTCCCACAGTGGAATCCAGCAATTGTGGAATCTCAAAAAATCCAAGCAATTGATGAATACACCGATATCTGTTACCAGATTTCTGCTGATGCAGCAGGTGGTGTTGTGAAAAGTAGAGATTTTGTAACTCTTCGTCACTGGGCCCAAGTTGAGGATTGTTTTGTGATTGCCAACGTTAAGACTGATCATCCATCTTTTCCTGTAAATGACAAGTATGTAAG aggaGAAACAGGGGTAGGTTGTTCTGTAATGCAGACAATAACTAATGAACCCAATAAGTGTAATTATAAATGGATCTTAAATACGAACCTTAAATTATCGTTAGTGCCCAGGCAATTGATTGAAAAAGAGATGATCAAGATGATGTTCAAGTATGTTAAAGACTTACGAGAACATTTGAAAACTGAAGTTGTTTAA
- the LOC109609149 gene encoding NADH dehydrogenase [ubiquinone] 1 alpha subcomplex subunit 8 gives MGVTDEVNLPTVEELTVQEVNLSGPALKAGAFHLGKACEFENNEFILCRNELNDPRKCINEGKAVTNCAMNFFRQIKKSCSGEFMQYVNCLDKSSPDQAFRPCRKTQAVLDKCVKDNLGIDRPPYDYYTRVHIHKTARPKPPTEKPIVYEDATPKLPEDAPRPEAPYGSRYVFLW, from the exons atgggTGTTACGGACGAGGTTAATCTGCCCACCGTAGAAGAATTGACCGTGCAGGAAGTCAATCTTTCCGGTCCGGCATTGAAGGCTGGCGCTTTTCATTTGGGAAAAGCCTGCGAATTCGAGAATAAT gaATTTATCTTATGTAGAAATGAGCTGAACGATCCCCGCAAATGCATTAATGAGGGCAAAGCTGTCACCAATTGtgcaatgaatttttttaggcAAATTAAGAAGTCTTGTTCAGGAGAGTTCATGCAGTATGTCAACTGTCTTGACAAATCTAGTCCTGATCAAGCTTTTAGACC atGCCGTAAGACTCAAGCTGTTCTTGATAAATGCGTAAAAGATAATTTGGGGATTGATAGACCTCCTTATGATTACTACACTAGAGTTCATATTCACAAAACTGCCAGGCCAAAGCCTCCAACGGAGAAACCAATCGTCTACGAAGACGCCACTCCAAAACTTCCAGAAGATGCGCCAAGGCCAGAAGCGCCTTATGGTTCCCGTTACGTTTTCTTATGGTAA